The following nucleotide sequence is from Nautilia sp. PV-1.
TTTTGTAAAAAAGGAATTTTTATGAAATTTAAAATAAACAAGTATTTAATAGATGATATTGAAAACAAAGACCATCCGAGCGATTTTGAAGTAGTGAGCGATTATTCCATACTGATATTAAGACTGCCTTTTATAGATAAAGAAGCTGTTGAAGTGGTTTCATATGCGTTTTTGATAAAAGACGGCAAGGTTTATAAATACGACAGAAAAACTAAAGAATTTGAAATGCTTGGCACATTCAGCGATCTTTATGATTATCTCGATACGAGAATAGATAAAATTTTGGCTAAAATCAGTAAACTGCACATAGCTATTGCAAAAATGGAAGATGAACTTTATGAAAATGATATGCCTGTTGATTTTTCAAATAACTGGCTTAAATTTAAAAAAGAGCTTGTATTGATAGAAAGGCTTATGGGACATTCATTAATAGCGTTTGAGAGATTTATAAAATATTACAAAAACAGTATTGACGAACTTGCATTTAAAGATTTAGCCGAGCATATCGACAGGGCTTTCAGGTTTTCGAAAAATGCAATTGAAAAACTGGATTATTTATATGAATTTTTTAAAGCAAAGCAGGATGAAAAGATGAATAATATAATGTTTATTTTAACGATTCTTTCGGCCATATTCTTACCGCTGACATTGATAACTGGATTTTTCGGGATGAATACGGGAGGGCTTCCTTTTACCCAGGATCCGAGCGGAACGCTTAAAGCCATAGGGATTTCCCTTCTTTTTGAAGTGCCTTTTGTGTTTTTTATATGGAAAATGATGAAAAGTTAAAGGGAAATTTAAGACTCCCTGTACAGCATATACGGATTTCTCTGATTCGTAGGCATTATGTCGATATACTGAATGTTTACGTGAGGCGGAGTATTTAATGCACATATTATTGTATTTGCAATATCCTCAGCGCTTAAAGGCGTAAATCCTTCATAAACTTTTTTTGCCTTTTTCTTGTCACCTTTAAATCTTACGTTTGAAAATTCAGTTTCAACTGCTCCGGGTGCAATGTTTGTGACTTTTATATTTGTTCCGTATGCATCGATATTCATACTGTCATTCAGAGAATGTAGTGCCGCTTTTGTAGCACAGTATACATTACCGCCTGTGTATGCAGTTTTACCCGCGACGGAGCCTAAATTTACTATATGCCCTTCATTTCTTTCTTTCATGTGTCTGAATATCGGTTTTGTTACGTAAAGGACCCCTTTGATGTTTGTGTCAATCATTATGTCCCAGTCTTCGGGATTTCCTTCATCGATCGGTTCAAGTCCTAAAGCCAGCCCGGCGTTGTTAATAAGAATATCTATGTGTGTTATTTGTAAAATTTCTTTGATTGTCTGTGTTACGGCTTCTTTATCTCTCACGTCAAAAGTAAATGTAAGAGTCTGTACTTCAAGGGTGTTTTTTAGTTCATTGAGTTTTTTTTCATCTCTTCCGGTTAAAATCAGATTTACACCCATGTTGTTTAACGCTTTTGCCGTTGCTTTGCCTATTCCCGAGGTGGCTCCCGTAATTAACGCAATTTTGCCTTCTATGAAATTCATTACCATTCCTTTATATTTTTATTAGGTATTATTTGTACATAAAAAGAAAACGGTTTGTTTTCTTTTGCTTTTTTTTCTTCTGATGTGGTCATATATGTCTGATAGTATATCCAACCGGTTAAAGTTTTGTTTTTTTCATATATTCCGTAATCACTGCCTGTCCATAAAAATGTAGAAAAATTTTTATTTAATACTTTTCCTGTAACTTTTGCTTTACACAGATATCTTCCGCTTTTATAATCCCAAATCACAATATTTTCCGGATCAATTTTCAATGGTGAAATATCTTTGTTTTTGATGTCCTGATTCAATATGTCTTGATTTAAAATTTCTTCTGCCAATGTAATTGCGTCTTTGTCGTCACAAATTACTCCCGGTTTTTTAGAAGAATTAAAGTTTAAATTACAGCCGCTTAATAAGAATGCAATAATTAAAAATCCCCCGATTTTCTTTTTCATCCATTTCTCCTTTTTTAAAAAATTATAACAAATAAGTAAATAAAAAATAGAAAGAAATTGCTTATATTTATAGTGTCTGACACTATTATTTGAATGGTGGAGATGTGGGGAATCGAACCCCAGTCCAGAAGTAGAGTACCCTAAGCGTCTACACGCTTAGTCCGTTGATTATACTGCAACTCCAGGCTCAGCGGACAAAGCCTTGACGGAGTTGAGGGGTGTTATTGTTTCGGATGTTCTCCCACACCCGAAGGAGAACCTCCTATCCGCACTTTACTCTCTCTCCAAGGTGGCGGAAGGCCTTAGTGGAGAGAGGCGCCCGAAACTACTTAATTAAGCAGCAGCTCTAGCTACTGCTGGGCTGTAATTTGTATTATTTGCTGCGTTTATTTTTTTTGGGCCGTTTTAGCGCTTACCCAGGCGCGCGTGCAGCTTAGGGCTTTCTACCCCTGTCGAAATCCATGTCATCCCCGGGAGATTCTCATTAAGAACCACCCGCGAATGACTGTTGTAATAATATCAAATTTTCCTTAAAAAATCAAGATTTGTTTAAGAAAACTTTAAGATATTAATATTGTATTATTTTACTAATCTTTATTGACAAATTCCGGCGTTTTATAAAATTTATGGACTATTTTGGCAATAATTAAAATTAAAAGCCAGGCAAACTCCATTGTTAAAATAGTATGGCTTAAAAAATGATCTCCGATTAACATTTTGTACAGTCCCATTGCCCATCCTACACTTAATCCCAGTATTAATGCTAAAAATTTGTTTCTTCTGTTTTCAAATAAAAAAAAGAGGCTAAGCAGTGCAAAGCCGCCACTTGCATGGCCTGCCGGCCAGCATTTGATTTTAGATTTATGAAAATTTTTGGGATAGTGTTGCCATACATATGTTTTTGGATATACTCCTCCGTATTCTATTCTGTTTTTAGGGCACGGCATATTAGTTTCTTTTTTTAAAAACCCAATAAATACAGGGACTATAATAGCGGATAAAATCACAATCAAAATGCCTTTTTTATAAGGTTTGAATTTGGGGATGAAAAAGGCGACTAAAAATCCGATAGCAACAAGTATTAATAATTTTTTTATGCCATCGTAAAAAATAAACTTCCAAGGCTGTGCATCTCTGTTTAAAATCCATGAATGCGTATGAAAATTATAAAATATATTTTGGGTTTTTTCATCTACATTTGTAAATGCGAAAAACAGTATAGTAATGATAATAATAATTACCGTAATCAAAATCTGTTTATTAATATCTGGTTTCACCGTAACACTTTCTTTTAAAATATTAAAAATCTATTAAAAATATTATTTTTTAGAAAATATTTGTTATTTAATAAAAACTAAGCAGAATTTTGCCAGATATTTATTAATTTTTAATTAAAATAAAGGAATAATAAAAAGAGGAGAAGATTAAATATTGATTTCTTCTTTGATGATCTTTGCTATTGAGGATATTTTTTTTATTTTTTCGGAATTGCTGATATCTTCAAGCAGAACTTTTACAAATGCGCTTCCGACAATAACGCCGTCAACGCCTTGAGATTTTTCTCGTGCAGTTTTTTCGTTTACACCGAAACCGATATATAACGGCGTGTCTGTAATCTCTTTTATAGTTTTTATGATTTCGCTCAAATCTTCCTGTTTTTCCGCACCGGTTATACCGGCATAGGCTACCATATATATAAATTCTTTAGGGTTTTTTAAAATTTGTTTAATTCTTTCTTTGCTGTCTGTCGGGGCGACGAATGAGATTAAAGGGAATTTGTCTTCGTAAATTACTGCTTCTTCATAGGGTAAATCAGGAATTATAAAACCTTTAACCCCGTATTCTTCTGCTTTTTGAGTCATAAAGTCATAGCCTTTGTGATAGAAGTTGTTAAAGTATCCCATCCAGTAGGTGTCAAGGTTTTTTGCTATTTGTTCAGTTACATAGAAGGTGTCTTGAATTTTGTAACCCTTTTCAAGAGCTCTTTTGTTTACTTCTTGAATAATAGGGCCGTCTGCAACGGGGTCAGAAAAAGGAAGCCCAAGTTCGATTCCGTCAACACCGTTTTCTTTTAATGAATAAATCAGATCAACGGTAAAATTTTTATCGGGATAGCCGGTTGTTATATATGCAATTAATTTTTTCATGCCAAACCTTTGGTATAATTAAGTTTATGAAATTATAGCAAAGGAAGCGAATGAAAAATACGCTAAACAAGCTTTATAAAAAAGAAAAACTTACAATGATTACGGCATATGATGCGTTATTTGCGAAAATTTTTGATGATATTGCTGATATTATTTTGGTAGGCGACAGTTTAAATATGAGCTTTTTAGGAGAAAGCGATACTTTAAATGCTACTGTAGACCAGATGATATATCATACCCGTGCCGTATGTAACGGAGCAAAAAAAGCGTATATCGTATGTGATATGCCGTTTGGCAGTTATATAACACCTCAAAAAGCTCTTGAAAACGCCGTAAGAATTTACAAAGAGACAAAAGCCGATGGCGTAAAGCTTGAAGGCGGTGCAGAAAAAGCCGAGCAAGTAAAGCTTTTAACTGACAACGCAATTGCGGTAGTGGGGCATATCGGGCTTATGCCGCAGTTTAGCCGAAGCGAAGGCGGATATATTGTAAAAGGAAAAGATGAAGATTCAAGAAAAAAACTCCTTGAAGATGCCAAAGCTATAGAAGAAGCCGGGGCGGTAATGCTGGTAATAGAAGGCGTAAAAGAAGACGTGGCGCGTGAGATTACCGAAAGCGTGAAAATACCTACTATAGGAATAGGTGCAGGAAGATATACAACCGGGCAGGTGCTGGTATGGAGTGATATGCTCGGGTTTTTTGAAGACTTTAAACCGAAATTCGTGCGCCGCTATCTAAACGGTGCGGAGCTTGTAAGAGATGCCGTAAAAAAATACGTAGATGACGTAAACAACGGAAGATTTCCGGGCGAAGAGGAAATATATTAATGAGAATTGTTGAAGTAGAAAAGGTCAGTTTCGACGAGGCTTATGAGAAATCTTTAAGGCCTCAGAATCTTGATGAATATATCGGTCAGGAGCAGATTAAAAAAAATCTTAAGGTTTTTATAGAAGCGGCAAAAAAAAGAGGCGATTCTTTGGATCATATTCTGTTTTTCGGACCTCCGGGACTAGGTAAAACAACATTGGCAAACATAATAGCAAATGAAATGGGAAGCTCTCTTAAAACCATTTCGGCTCCTATGCTTGAAAAGTCCGGCGATTTGGCTGCGATTTTAACGAACCTGGAAGACGGGGATATTTTATTTATTGACGAAATACACAGATTAAAGGCGGCAATCGAAGAGGTGCTTTATTCCGCAATGGAGGATTTTAGGCTGGATATCGTAATCGGAAGCGGTCCTGCAGCCCAGACTATTAAACTCGATGTTGCGAAATTTACCCTTATAGGTGCGACAACTAGAGCGGGAATGCTTTCTAATCCTCTTCGTGACAGGTTCGGAATGAGTTTCAGACTGAATTTTTACAATCATGAAGAACTGGCTGAAATTATACGGCTTGCAAGTCATAAATTAGATAAAGATATCGTACCCGATGCGGCTATCGAAATAGCAAAACGCTCAAGAGGGACTCCTAGAATTGCCCTAAGACTGCTTAAAAGGGTAAGGGATTTTTCTGAAATAAAAGATGAAAAAACAATTACGCATAATACAACCAAATACGCTCTTGATGAACTGGGAATCAACGAACACGGTTTTGACGAACTTGATATTAAGTTTTTAACACTTCTTGCCGATGCGAAAAAACCTTTGGGACTTTCGACAATCGCAGCGGCATTAAGTGAAGACGAGGGAACTATTGAAGAGGTTATAGAACCGTTTTTGCTGGCTAACGGGTTTATAGAAAAAACACCCAAAGGCAGGATAGCAACAAGAAAAGCATATGAAATATTAAGATTTCCTCCGGGGAGTCTTTTTTAAGGAAAAAAAATGAAATTTTTAACATTTCTGACTATAGTTGTAGGATATTTTGTGTATCTTACATACAAGCCGTATCTTTTAGATATCGCTATAGCTTCATTGATGGCGATTGCTTTTGGTAAAGTGAGCGTTTTAATAAACAGCCGTATTAACAATAAATATATTTCTTCAAGCATAGTTACATTAATATTCGCAGTTCTGATTTTCGGCCCGATATTATATTTTGTTGTAACTGCAGGGAAATTTATATCACATATTAATATTGAAGACGTAAAAAACATAATATTGAAAGCTCAGGATTTATTGAAATATTTTCCT
It contains:
- a CDS encoding phosphatase PAP2 family protein, whose amino-acid sequence is MKPDINKQILITVIIIIITILFFAFTNVDEKTQNIFYNFHTHSWILNRDAQPWKFIFYDGIKKLLILVAIGFLVAFFIPKFKPYKKGILIVILSAIIVPVFIGFLKKETNMPCPKNRIEYGGVYPKTYVWQHYPKNFHKSKIKCWPAGHASGGFALLSLFFLFENRRNKFLALILGLSVGWAMGLYKMLIGDHFLSHTILTMEFAWLLILIIAKIVHKFYKTPEFVNKD
- the panB gene encoding 3-methyl-2-oxobutanoate hydroxymethyltransferase, with amino-acid sequence MKNTLNKLYKKEKLTMITAYDALFAKIFDDIADIILVGDSLNMSFLGESDTLNATVDQMIYHTRAVCNGAKKAYIVCDMPFGSYITPQKALENAVRIYKETKADGVKLEGGAEKAEQVKLLTDNAIAVVGHIGLMPQFSRSEGGYIVKGKDEDSRKKLLEDAKAIEEAGAVMLVIEGVKEDVAREITESVKIPTIGIGAGRYTTGQVLVWSDMLGFFEDFKPKFVRRYLNGAELVRDAVKKYVDDVNNGRFPGEEEIY
- a CDS encoding magnesium transporter CorA family protein, whose product is MKFKINKYLIDDIENKDHPSDFEVVSDYSILILRLPFIDKEAVEVVSYAFLIKDGKVYKYDRKTKEFEMLGTFSDLYDYLDTRIDKILAKISKLHIAIAKMEDELYENDMPVDFSNNWLKFKKELVLIERLMGHSLIAFERFIKYYKNSIDELAFKDLAEHIDRAFRFSKNAIEKLDYLYEFFKAKQDEKMNNIMFILTILSAIFLPLTLITGFFGMNTGGLPFTQDPSGTLKAIGISLLFEVPFVFFIWKMMKS
- the trpA gene encoding tryptophan synthase subunit alpha, which codes for MKKLIAYITTGYPDKNFTVDLIYSLKENGVDGIELGLPFSDPVADGPIIQEVNKRALEKGYKIQDTFYVTEQIAKNLDTYWMGYFNNFYHKGYDFMTQKAEEYGVKGFIIPDLPYEEAVIYEDKFPLISFVAPTDSKERIKQILKNPKEFIYMVAYAGITGAEKQEDLSEIIKTIKEITDTPLYIGFGVNEKTAREKSQGVDGVIVGSAFVKVLLEDISNSEKIKKISSIAKIIKEEINI
- the ruvB gene encoding Holliday junction branch migration DNA helicase RuvB, with product MRIVEVEKVSFDEAYEKSLRPQNLDEYIGQEQIKKNLKVFIEAAKKRGDSLDHILFFGPPGLGKTTLANIIANEMGSSLKTISAPMLEKSGDLAAILTNLEDGDILFIDEIHRLKAAIEEVLYSAMEDFRLDIVIGSGPAAQTIKLDVAKFTLIGATTRAGMLSNPLRDRFGMSFRLNFYNHEELAEIIRLASHKLDKDIVPDAAIEIAKRSRGTPRIALRLLKRVRDFSEIKDEKTITHNTTKYALDELGINEHGFDELDIKFLTLLADAKKPLGLSTIAAALSEDEGTIEEVIEPFLLANGFIEKTPKGRIATRKAYEILRFPPGSLF
- a CDS encoding SDR family NAD(P)-dependent oxidoreductase, producing MNFIEGKIALITGATSGIGKATAKALNNMGVNLILTGRDEKKLNELKNTLEVQTLTFTFDVRDKEAVTQTIKEILQITHIDILINNAGLALGLEPIDEGNPEDWDIMIDTNIKGVLYVTKPIFRHMKERNEGHIVNLGSVAGKTAYTGGNVYCATKAALHSLNDSMNIDAYGTNIKVTNIAPGAVETEFSNVRFKGDKKKAKKVYEGFTPLSAEDIANTIICALNTPPHVNIQYIDIMPTNQRNPYMLYRES